In Aurantimicrobium minutum, the DNA window ACTTGACCAAGAAGTAACGCCGCGGCGAGCAGAATCCAGCTCGCCAGAACAGGTATAGCCAGACGAAGATCTATGGTTCGTGACGTGAAACTCACAAGCTGACAAGCTCGCGCAGAGTCTCAAATAATTTGTCTCCAATACCGGGGACGTCATTGATCTGATTTATGTCAACAAAACTTCCATTGGCCTCGCGCCACTCAAGGATTCGTTGAGCCAAAGTGGGACCGATACCCGGTAGTCCATCAAGTTCTTCAGCTGTTGCGTTATTAAGAGAGAGCAAAGCTCCGCCAGCATGTACTTGACCTTTTTCGGCACTACAGGCGGTGTCAACACTTATTACTATCTGCTCCCCATCAGATACCTGACGTGCAAGATTTATACCACAATCACTGGCACCAGGAGCTATTCCTCCAGCGGCCATGACTGCATCGATAACTCGTGAGCCTGGGGAAATTTGGTAAATTCCTGGGTGATTTACTCCACCGACTACATGGACCAGTACCCCAATGTCCTGCGCGGAGATTGTGGGTAAACCTTGTGTAGTTGATTTGAGCTCTACTGGTACTGAGTTACTGCTGGTAACTGAGCCCATAAATGACCAGCCCACGGCAACAAGAACGACCGCTAACCCTGCAATAAAAACAGCTGCTGTAGTCATCCTCCGTCTGAACATGGTGGGCTGTTGGAGCGAGATTTGGTCATTTCTCTCTAATCCG includes these proteins:
- a CDS encoding helix-hairpin-helix domain-containing protein, with amino-acid sequence MTTAAVFIAGLAVVLVAVGWSFMGSVTSSNSVPVELKSTTQGLPTISAQDIGVLVHVVGGVNHPGIYQISPGSRVIDAVMAAGGIAPGASDCGINLARQVSDGEQIVISVDTACSAEKGQVHAGGALLSLNNATAEELDGLPGIGPTLAQRILEWREANGSFVDINQINDVPGIGDKLFETLRELVSL